A genomic window from Gymnodinialimonas ceratoperidinii includes:
- a CDS encoding Hint domain-containing protein: MATINGNGSDNSLNGTAGADSITGFAGNDTISGGGGNDYIDGGAPSLAPTPLDLNWANQGNDGTNLAGGFTQNTGGINVGVSFTNNGGGTSAQVETDATYVGSGESFDPNSNLAIRGNGSADVWTVDLDFSAASGSGFADEVENVVFRLHDVDQAGWQDVFTINAYDADGNAVPVVLTATGDDTVDGNTVTAGPSATGYSDPQGSVLVEIAGPVANIEIIYSNLGSSAQLGLIGDVQFDAVPTDDDVLSGDAGEDTIYGGFGNDYIDGGDDTDLLDGGSGNDTLLGRAGNDTLEGGSGNDSLLGGSGQDNLSGGEGNDTLEGGGAGDTLDGGLGDDSLLGGGGFDVLIGGAGADTLDGGSGNDTFFAGGGDLVIGGETGTDTGDNLIANDVVEIIFDSVNPENGTVYFSDGSTATFSGIETFTINGGPDGIVQGTAGDDVIDGTYTDLNLEMVDNDDGTLGTTGDEDVIEAGAGNDTVYAGEGDDSVQGGPDGPMPTVEESFSWIAEGDGTDVSGGITQDTGYANITVEVTDDGALNLSDVTDTTQYVENGEPFATNSGLALGGDGGPDVATVTFTSDTPLSDVSFRLNDVDSGSWEDILTVNAYDADGNAVPVTLTSESFFDQVSGQTVTGGGNDNPDGQFGSVLVEIAGPISSFEIIYENGDNGGQVAYVTDIHYAATVTDHDVLYGDQGGDTIDGNTGDDLIFGDQLAVDPADLASGTGGSLTSVTFQNDSPFAVELAQVSAAGTVVPVITIPAGNDFTAPSTTQTNWVLRDPTTGDILQVYEAPADGSTQVFDSSGADSLSGGTGNDTISGDVGADTIDGGTGDDSLSGGGDADVFQFSDNFGTDTVDGGEAGEDADTLDFSQMSTGMNVLFTGDEAGTATNSNSSSASSAEFSNIEQVDGSDQNDTIDASASSSDQTLNGNGGDDSVVGGAGDDSIDGGSGNDNLSGGAGNDTILGGAGNDTIEGGAGNDSLTGGEGADTLSGGDGADWINGSGGDFIDGGEGGDDNDTLYLDDLGAVISYDGLNPENGSVLFSDGRTLTFQNIETVIPCFTPGSRVATERGSFKVEDLRVGDLIQTRDHGLQPIRWIGTKTLTQVDLAKSPHLRPVRICKGALGPDVPNRDMEVSPQHRMLFEGVQSELLFGEDEVLVRAKHLLHLPGVEVVSTCERVTYIHIMCDAHEVICVDDAWTESFQPGDMVQDQEAREIFSDLLHTFPELGTERGRENYVSARLSLKAHEAGLLTV, from the coding sequence ATGGCAACGATCAACGGAAACGGATCGGACAACAGTCTGAACGGCACGGCTGGCGCGGACAGCATCACCGGTTTCGCCGGCAATGACACCATTTCCGGTGGCGGTGGCAACGACTACATCGACGGAGGCGCACCGTCACTTGCGCCAACCCCGCTGGACCTGAACTGGGCCAACCAAGGCAACGACGGCACCAACCTCGCGGGCGGCTTCACCCAGAACACCGGCGGCATCAACGTCGGCGTCAGCTTCACCAACAATGGCGGCGGCACCTCGGCTCAGGTCGAGACGGATGCCACCTATGTCGGCTCCGGCGAATCGTTCGACCCGAACTCCAACCTCGCGATCCGGGGCAACGGCAGCGCCGATGTTTGGACCGTCGATCTGGACTTTTCTGCGGCAAGTGGTTCAGGCTTTGCGGACGAGGTCGAGAACGTCGTGTTCCGGCTGCACGACGTCGACCAGGCCGGCTGGCAGGACGTTTTCACGATCAACGCCTATGACGCGGACGGCAACGCGGTCCCCGTTGTCCTGACCGCAACGGGCGACGACACCGTTGACGGCAACACCGTCACCGCAGGCCCCTCGGCCACCGGCTACAGCGATCCGCAAGGCTCCGTTCTGGTCGAGATCGCCGGTCCGGTCGCCAATATCGAGATCATCTACTCCAACCTCGGCTCCTCGGCGCAGCTTGGCCTCATCGGTGACGTCCAATTCGACGCCGTGCCGACCGATGACGACGTGCTGTCGGGCGACGCGGGCGAAGACACGATCTACGGTGGGTTCGGGAACGACTACATCGACGGCGGCGATGACACCGACCTGCTCGACGGCGGGTCGGGAAATGACACGCTTCTGGGCCGCGCGGGCAATGACACGCTGGAAGGCGGCAGCGGGAACGACAGCCTCCTTGGCGGCAGCGGGCAGGACAACCTCTCCGGCGGCGAAGGCAACGACACGCTGGAAGGCGGCGGCGCGGGGGACACGCTTGATGGGGGTCTGGGCGACGACAGTTTGCTCGGCGGCGGTGGCTTCGACGTTCTGATCGGCGGCGCGGGCGCCGACACGCTCGACGGCGGCTCTGGCAACGACACCTTCTTCGCAGGCGGCGGTGATCTCGTGATCGGCGGCGAGACCGGCACCGACACCGGCGACAACCTGATCGCCAATGACGTGGTCGAGATCATCTTCGACAGCGTGAACCCCGAAAACGGCACCGTCTATTTCAGCGATGGCTCCACCGCGACCTTCTCGGGCATCGAGACCTTCACCATCAACGGCGGCCCCGACGGCATCGTTCAGGGCACCGCGGGCGATGACGTCATCGACGGCACCTACACCGACCTCAACCTCGAGATGGTCGACAACGACGATGGCACCCTCGGCACCACCGGTGACGAGGATGTGATCGAAGCGGGCGCAGGCAACGACACGGTCTACGCGGGCGAGGGCGACGACAGCGTGCAAGGCGGCCCGGACGGCCCGATGCCCACGGTCGAGGAGAGTTTCAGCTGGATCGCCGAGGGCGATGGCACCGACGTTTCCGGGGGCATCACACAGGATACGGGCTACGCCAACATCACCGTCGAAGTCACCGACGACGGGGCGCTCAACCTGTCCGACGTCACGGACACGACCCAATATGTCGAAAACGGCGAGCCCTTCGCGACCAACTCCGGCCTAGCCCTTGGCGGCGACGGCGGCCCAGATGTGGCCACGGTCACCTTCACCTCGGACACCCCGCTGAGCGATGTCAGCTTCCGGCTCAACGACGTCGATTCCGGGTCTTGGGAAGATATCCTCACGGTGAACGCCTATGATGCGGACGGCAACGCCGTTCCCGTCACCCTCACCTCCGAATCCTTCTTCGATCAGGTGTCCGGCCAGACCGTGACCGGCGGCGGCAACGACAATCCGGACGGGCAATTCGGCTCGGTCCTTGTCGAGATCGCCGGGCCGATCAGCAGCTTCGAGATCATTTACGAGAACGGCGACAACGGCGGGCAGGTCGCCTATGTCACCGACATTCACTATGCGGCGACCGTGACCGATCACGACGTCCTGTATGGCGATCAGGGTGGCGACACCATCGACGGCAATACCGGCGATGACCTGATCTTCGGCGATCAACTGGCCGTCGACCCTGCCGATCTCGCGTCTGGTACGGGCGGCTCGCTGACCTCCGTGACCTTCCAGAACGACAGCCCCTTTGCGGTCGAGCTTGCGCAGGTCTCTGCCGCCGGCACCGTCGTTCCTGTCATCACGATCCCGGCCGGAAACGACTTCACGGCGCCTTCAACGACCCAGACGAACTGGGTCCTCCGCGACCCGACCACGGGCGATATCCTGCAGGTCTATGAGGCCCCGGCGGACGGCTCCACGCAGGTCTTCGACAGCAGCGGCGCCGACAGCCTGTCCGGCGGCACCGGCAACGATACGATTTCGGGCGATGTGGGTGCGGACACCATCGACGGCGGCACGGGCGACGACAGCCTGAGCGGCGGCGGCGACGCGGACGTGTTCCAGTTCTCCGACAACTTCGGCACCGATACGGTCGATGGCGGCGAAGCGGGCGAGGATGCCGACACGCTCGATTTCAGCCAGATGAGCACCGGCATGAACGTGCTCTTCACCGGAGATGAAGCCGGCACGGCCACGAATTCCAATTCCAGCTCGGCCAGTAGCGCCGAGTTCAGCAATATCGAACAAGTCGACGGCAGCGACCAGAACGACACCATCGATGCCAGCGCCTCCAGCTCGGACCAGACGCTCAACGGCAACGGCGGCGACGATAGCGTTGTCGGCGGCGCGGGCGACGACTCCATCGACGGCGGCAGCGGCAACGACAACCTTTCGGGCGGTGCCGGAAACGACACCATCCTCGGCGGCGCGGGCAATGATACGATCGAAGGCGGCGCGGGCAACGACAGCCTGACCGGCGGCGAGGGTGCCGACACGCTCTCGGGCGGTGACGGTGCCGACTGGATCAACGGCAGCGGTGGCGATTTCATCGACGGCGGCGAGGGCGGAGACGACAACGACACGCTCTACCTCGACGACCTCGGGGCGGTGATCAGCTACGATGGCCTCAACCCGGAAAACGGCTCCGTCCTGTTCAGCGACGGGCGCACCCTGACGTTCCAGAACATCGAAACGGTGATCCCCTGTTTCACCCCCGGCAGCCGCGTGGCGACCGAGCGCGGCTCGTTCAAGGTGGAGGATCTGCGCGTCGGCGATCTGATCCAGACGCGCGACCACGGCCTGCAACCGATCCGCTGGATCGGGACCAAGACGCTGACACAGGTGGACCTCGCCAAGTCGCCGCATTTGCGCCCCGTACGCATTTGCAAGGGCGCCCTGGGCCCCGACGTGCCGAACCGCGACATGGAGGTGTCACCGCAACACCGGATGCTCTTCGAGGGCGTCCAGTCCGAACTGTTGTTCGGGGAAGACGAGGTTCTGGTACGCGCCAAGCACCTGCTGCATCTGCCGGGTGTCGAGGTCGTCTCGACCTGCGAGCGCGTGACCTACATTCACATCATGTGCGACGCCCACGAGGTGATCTGCGTCGATGACGCCTGGACCGAGAGCTTCCAGCCCGGCGACATGGTGCAGGATCAGGAAGCGCGGGAAATCTTCAGCGACCTGCTCCACACCTTCCCCGAACTCGGCACCGAACGGGGCCGCGAGAACTACGTCTCGGCCCGCCTCAGCCTGAAGGCCCACGAGGCCGGATTGCTGACCGTCTAG
- the glpD gene encoding glycerol-3-phosphate dehydrogenase: MDQPYDIFVIGGGINGCGIARDAAGRGLSVCLAEQGDLAGATSSASTKLFHGGLRYLEYFEFRLVRHALEERETLLRAMPHISWPMRFVLPLSKDMRFDNSTPTSKILGTVMPWMKGRRPNWLIRLGLFLYDNLGGRKILPGTDSVSLDGTPEGAPLQDRFNKAYEYSDCWVEDARLVVLNARDAETRGARILVGTEVTSATREGDLWRVEMTGPQGTEVVQARALVNAGGPWVADIVRNVARQDSSEGVRLVRGSHIVTRKLFDHDKCYFFQGTDGRIIFAIPYETDYTLIGTTDAEHNDDPRAAECTPEERDYLLDFANEYFKERLSAEDVVWTYSGVRPLYDDGAKSATAATRDYVLSMDDDGAPMLNVFGGKITTYRVLAEDAWAKLAPHFATAKGNWTAGVPLPGGDFPVDGVDALIGQLKTAYPFLNDRWAKRLVRAYGTEAADVLGPAPRAEDLGRDFGASLTEAEVRWLMSREYARYAEDVVWRRSKLGLKLTADQIAALDDYMETAREA; encoded by the coding sequence ATGGATCAGCCCTACGATATTTTCGTGATCGGCGGCGGCATCAACGGGTGCGGGATCGCACGCGACGCGGCAGGGCGCGGGCTGAGCGTCTGCCTCGCCGAGCAGGGCGATCTTGCGGGGGCGACGTCCAGCGCATCGACCAAGCTCTTTCACGGCGGCTTGCGGTATCTGGAGTACTTCGAGTTCCGGCTTGTGCGTCACGCGCTGGAAGAGCGCGAGACCCTGCTGCGCGCCATGCCCCATATTTCGTGGCCGATGCGTTTCGTGCTGCCGCTGTCGAAAGACATGCGCTTCGACAACTCGACCCCGACCTCGAAGATTCTCGGCACCGTGATGCCATGGATGAAGGGGCGGCGGCCGAACTGGCTGATCCGTCTGGGCCTGTTTCTCTATGACAACCTTGGGGGGCGGAAGATCCTGCCCGGCACCGATAGCGTGAGCCTCGACGGCACGCCGGAGGGGGCGCCGCTGCAGGATCGGTTCAACAAGGCCTATGAATACTCGGATTGTTGGGTGGAGGACGCGCGGCTGGTGGTGTTGAACGCCCGCGACGCCGAGACGCGCGGCGCGCGCATCCTTGTGGGGACCGAAGTGACCTCGGCCACGCGTGAAGGAGACCTCTGGCGCGTCGAGATGACGGGGCCGCAGGGCACAGAGGTGGTTCAGGCGCGCGCGCTGGTGAACGCGGGCGGGCCATGGGTTGCCGACATCGTGCGCAACGTCGCGCGGCAGGATTCCAGCGAAGGGGTGCGCCTTGTGCGCGGCTCTCACATCGTGACCCGCAAGCTCTTCGATCACGACAAGTGCTACTTCTTTCAGGGCACGGACGGCCGGATCATTTTCGCGATCCCCTACGAGACCGATTACACCCTGATCGGCACGACCGACGCCGAGCACAACGACGATCCCCGCGCAGCGGAATGCACGCCGGAAGAGCGCGACTACCTGCTGGACTTCGCAAACGAGTATTTCAAGGAGCGCCTTTCGGCAGAGGATGTCGTCTGGACCTACTCCGGGGTCCGGCCGCTCTATGATGACGGCGCGAAATCGGCGACGGCGGCGACGCGGGACTACGTGCTGTCGATGGATGATGACGGCGCGCCGATGCTCAATGTCTTTGGCGGCAAGATCACCACCTACCGCGTGCTGGCGGAGGATGCCTGGGCAAAGCTCGCGCCGCACTTCGCGACGGCAAAGGGCAATTGGACTGCGGGCGTGCCGCTGCCGGGCGGCGATTTCCCGGTCGATGGCGTCGACGCGCTGATCGGGCAACTGAAAACCGCCTATCCGTTCCTGAATGACCGATGGGCCAAGCGCCTCGTGCGCGCCTATGGCACCGAGGCCGCAGACGTTCTTGGACCCGCGCCGCGGGCAGAGGACCTTGGGCGCGATTTCGGAGCCAGTCTGACGGAGGCCGAGGTGCGCTGGCTGATGAGCCGGGAATATGCGCGATATGCGGAAGATGTGGTCTGGCGCCGCTCGAAACTTGGGCTCAAACTGACGGCAGACCAGATTGCTGCGTTGGACGACTACATGGAAACCGCAAGGGAGGCGTAA
- the glpK gene encoding glycerol kinase GlpK: MTQILAIDQGTTSSRAIVFDADLRPKASAQKEFTQHYPASGWVEHDPEEIWDTVQETCKGALDKGGAVAAIGITNQRETVVVWDRETGAPIHNAIVWQDRRTAKVCAELKAAGHEEMVREKTGLLLDPYFSGTKLAWVLDNVEGARARAEAGELAFGTIDSFLIWRLTEGKRHVTDATNAARTLLYNIREGQWDEDILDLLGIPANMLPEVLDCGADFGETTLFGAPLPILGVAGDQQAATVGQACFQPGMLKSTYGTGCFALLNTGDTLVSSQNRMLGTIAYQFDGKPTYALEGSIFIAGAVVQWLRDGLKIIDDASQSAGLADQADAGQNLYLVPAFTGLGAPYWDPDARGALFGLTRNSGPAEIARAALESVGYQTRDLLEAMAADYPGDTGNVRVDGGMTASDWTMQFLADILGAPVDRPGVLETTAVGAAWIAGQRAGIYADQQGFAEAWALDTTFSPKMDEDTREARYAGWKDAVARTLTDRG; this comes from the coding sequence ATGACCCAGATACTTGCCATCGATCAGGGCACCACCTCGAGCCGGGCGATCGTGTTCGACGCGGACCTGCGCCCCAAGGCGAGCGCGCAAAAGGAATTCACGCAGCATTATCCGGCCTCCGGTTGGGTGGAACACGATCCCGAGGAGATCTGGGACACGGTGCAGGAGACCTGCAAGGGCGCGCTCGACAAGGGCGGCGCGGTCGCGGCCATCGGGATAACGAACCAGCGCGAAACGGTTGTGGTCTGGGACCGCGAAACAGGTGCGCCGATCCACAATGCGATCGTCTGGCAGGACCGCCGCACGGCCAAGGTCTGCGCCGAGCTGAAAGCGGCAGGACACGAGGAGATGGTCCGTGAGAAGACGGGCCTGTTGCTCGACCCCTATTTCAGCGGTACGAAACTGGCGTGGGTTCTCGACAACGTAGAGGGCGCCCGCGCCCGCGCCGAGGCCGGAGAACTGGCCTTCGGAACGATCGACAGCTTCCTGATCTGGCGTCTGACCGAGGGCAAGCGCCATGTGACCGACGCCACCAACGCGGCGCGCACGCTTCTCTACAACATCCGCGAGGGGCAGTGGGACGAAGACATTCTCGACTTGCTCGGCATCCCCGCCAACATGCTTCCCGAGGTTCTCGATTGCGGCGCGGACTTCGGTGAGACCACGTTGTTTGGCGCGCCGCTGCCGATCCTCGGTGTGGCGGGCGACCAGCAGGCGGCGACCGTGGGGCAGGCCTGTTTCCAGCCGGGCATGTTGAAATCCACCTATGGCACCGGCTGCTTCGCCCTGCTCAACACCGGCGATACGCTGGTTTCGTCGCAGAACCGGATGCTCGGCACGATTGCCTACCAGTTCGATGGCAAGCCGACCTATGCGCTTGAAGGCTCGATCTTCATTGCGGGCGCGGTGGTGCAATGGCTGCGCGACGGGTTGAAGATCATCGATGACGCCTCCCAGAGCGCGGGGCTGGCCGATCAGGCGGACGCGGGCCAGAACCTCTACCTCGTGCCGGCCTTCACCGGTCTGGGCGCGCCCTATTGGGACCCCGATGCGCGCGGCGCGTTGTTCGGCCTGACGCGCAACTCCGGCCCTGCCGAGATCGCGCGGGCGGCCTTGGAGAGCGTCGGCTACCAGACCCGCGACCTGCTGGAGGCGATGGCCGCCGACTATCCGGGCGATACCGGAAACGTGCGCGTCGACGGCGGCATGACCGCGTCGGATTGGACGATGCAATTCCTCGCGGACATCCTCGGCGCCCCGGTTGACCGTCCGGGGGTGTTGGAGACCACCGCCGTGGGCGCGGCATGGATCGCCGGGCAGCGGGCGGGCATCTATGCGGATCAGCAGGGGTTTGCAGAGGCTTGGGCGCTCGACACGACGTTTTCGCCGAAGATGGATGAGGACACGCGCGAGGCGCGCTACGCCGGATGGAAGGACGCGGTGGCGCGGACCTTGACCGACCGTGGCTGA
- a CDS encoding carbon-nitrogen hydrolase family protein: MAEAADKPLRLAIGQMCSGDSHEVNIDTVTALAANAAGQGAQVLALPEVAGLMNANRKVAQTQVVEAARDPYVDACQALAAQHGIWIHTGSTPVLGPDGRFLNHATLIDATGAIRAEYDKVHLFDVQIEGQAPIGESKRYAPGEASVLAETPWGGFGMTICYDLRFPYLYRALGQAGARVIFIPSAFTVATGRAHWEVLLRARAIETGAFVIAAAQSGTHADGRETYGHSLAVDPWGRVLADVGEGAPKLALVDLDLTLVDKARAQIPALATGRDVPLRRV, from the coding sequence GTGGCTGAGGCCGCGGACAAACCGCTTCGGCTTGCCATCGGGCAGATGTGCTCGGGCGACAGCCACGAGGTGAACATCGACACGGTGACGGCGCTGGCGGCCAACGCGGCCGGGCAGGGCGCGCAGGTGCTGGCCTTGCCGGAAGTGGCCGGCCTGATGAACGCCAACCGCAAGGTTGCGCAGACGCAAGTGGTCGAGGCCGCCCGTGATCCCTACGTCGACGCCTGCCAAGCGCTCGCCGCACAGCACGGGATCTGGATTCACACGGGCTCCACCCCGGTTCTCGGGCCGGACGGGCGGTTTCTGAACCACGCGACGCTGATCGATGCGACCGGGGCGATCCGCGCTGAATATGACAAGGTGCATCTCTTTGACGTCCAGATCGAGGGGCAGGCCCCTATCGGCGAATCCAAGCGTTATGCGCCGGGCGAGGCGTCGGTGCTGGCCGAGACCCCCTGGGGCGGCTTTGGCATGACGATCTGCTATGACCTGAGATTTCCCTACCTCTACAGGGCCTTGGGGCAGGCCGGCGCGCGGGTGATCTTCATCCCCTCGGCCTTCACCGTGGCCACCGGCCGCGCCCATTGGGAGGTGTTGCTGCGCGCCCGCGCGATCGAGACCGGCGCGTTCGTGATTGCCGCCGCACAATCTGGCACCCATGCGGATGGGCGCGAAACCTACGGGCATTCGCTGGCCGTCGACCCATGGGGCCGCGTTTTGGCCGATGTGGGAGAGGGCGCGCCGAAACTGGCGCTTGTGGATCTGGACCTGACGCTCGTCGACAAGGCCCGCGCGCAAATCCCGGCGCTGGCGACAGGCCGGGACGTGCCGTTGCGGCGGGTCTAG